Proteins encoded together in one uncultured Sphaerochaeta sp. window:
- a CDS encoding glycoside hydrolase family 38 C-terminal domain-containing protein, with protein MNKEALQRYVKGPLTFLKRACIAESMSVENIWVKECGYHQWDRRYEETGWKPFDQNQGFGGHEYHCLLRTEVAIPKEWNDKLVRLRVQTGADDIWNNDNPQFLLFLNDKLSSGLDVQHIEAELPGTSTVSIVLYSYVNTHKPNVFLDMSLYAVNTELEALVYDLDLAYETALTVEEFSEAYLILSEACIKTLQATNLTSLEDFQDQQRISHVRKRMMLQLACYEDSGRMNLVLTGHSHIDMAWLWTLEQTREKSLRSYATVLSLMDRYPHYIFSSSQMQLLAFIKQDFPSLFARIKERVLEGRWEVEGAMWVESDTILTSGESLVRQIFWGKRWVRDEFGMDQNVLWLPDCFGFPATLPQIMKGTNLSYFVTTKMGWNETNRMPHDLFHWKGLDGSQVLAYFVSSKDYESIASYPKRGGNETTYNGVLSPSQLLGTWQRFSDKECTDTLMYLYGYGDGGGGPTKEMLEREKRLREGYPGLPKVHSGTVKAYLQELDKKAEVSASWFGELYLEYHRGTYTTMAQVKQLNRRCEQSAMQAEFFLSLLYLYTKQDYPHASLEQAWKQLLLNQFHDILPGSALKEVYDLTLLQQRDSLDTFTRNAENAMHQLSSLIARSDSDVVVFNTLGQHRSGLCRIEGCSAAGAYDEKGSPLPSFHDGKDLYFHCTAVPAKGWKRFVLGAYKPPQEKPFTWEHCTLESPYYTAVFTQNGRLSRLYDKSSGYEVLAPGREGNVLLLACDHPKDYDAWNIGKQGKDMYYEVAGEAQYTVVANNALFFTLEWQLSFGSSSFTQRATFHTHEKRIDFTLVADYHEDHLMLRSLFTVDVHAPRASYDIAYGVCERTTHTNTSWDEAQFEVPAHKWVDLSDESYGVTLLSKQSYGYSAKDNTISISLLRSPTYPNKIADRGMHTLHYALYPHKGRYQEAKVIEEGYHLHQPLLAVKASQAKAMLPPVASVVSCPDENLVIETVKKSEDRDSLLIRILQLHGKRVTSSIRTELPIKEAYQCNLLEERLQKISWNDEGVAVRLRPHEIQTIELIFER; from the coding sequence ATGAACAAAGAAGCGTTGCAGCGATACGTCAAGGGCCCCCTTACATTCTTGAAGCGTGCATGTATTGCAGAAAGCATGTCTGTAGAGAATATCTGGGTGAAAGAGTGCGGATACCATCAGTGGGATCGTCGTTATGAAGAAACTGGTTGGAAACCGTTTGACCAAAACCAAGGTTTTGGAGGTCACGAATATCATTGTCTTTTGCGGACAGAAGTAGCCATTCCCAAGGAATGGAATGATAAACTGGTTCGTCTTAGGGTACAGACCGGTGCTGACGACATCTGGAACAATGATAATCCACAGTTCTTACTCTTTCTGAATGATAAACTCTCAAGTGGTTTGGATGTACAACACATAGAGGCAGAGCTTCCAGGTACTTCTACTGTCTCTATCGTCCTCTATTCGTATGTGAACACTCATAAGCCAAATGTCTTTCTGGATATGTCCCTATATGCTGTTAATACAGAGCTAGAGGCATTAGTCTATGACCTCGATTTAGCATATGAAACGGCATTGACCGTAGAAGAATTCAGTGAAGCCTACCTTATCTTGAGTGAAGCTTGTATCAAGACATTGCAAGCTACCAACCTTACTAGTTTGGAGGATTTTCAAGACCAGCAGAGGATCTCCCATGTACGGAAGAGGATGATGCTTCAACTAGCCTGCTATGAAGATTCTGGTCGTATGAATCTTGTTCTTACGGGTCATAGCCATATTGACATGGCTTGGCTTTGGACACTGGAACAGACACGAGAGAAAAGTCTACGAAGCTATGCCACGGTTCTTTCGCTCATGGATCGGTATCCGCACTACATCTTTTCCTCAAGTCAAATGCAACTCCTTGCATTCATCAAACAGGATTTCCCCTCGTTGTTTGCTCGGATCAAGGAACGGGTACTAGAAGGACGATGGGAAGTGGAAGGTGCTATGTGGGTTGAGAGCGATACCATCCTCACCAGTGGGGAGTCTCTTGTCCGTCAGATTTTCTGGGGAAAGCGTTGGGTGAGAGACGAGTTTGGGATGGACCAGAATGTCCTGTGGCTCCCCGATTGTTTTGGGTTCCCTGCAACCTTGCCACAGATCATGAAAGGGACAAATCTCTCATACTTCGTAACCACGAAGATGGGTTGGAATGAGACCAACCGAATGCCCCATGACCTGTTTCACTGGAAGGGCTTGGATGGGAGCCAGGTGCTTGCCTACTTTGTCAGCAGCAAGGATTATGAGAGCATTGCATCCTATCCAAAGCGAGGGGGAAATGAAACCACCTACAACGGTGTGCTCTCTCCCTCCCAGTTGTTGGGAACCTGGCAGCGTTTTTCAGACAAGGAATGTACCGACACCCTCATGTACCTGTATGGGTATGGGGATGGTGGTGGTGGCCCTACCAAGGAGATGTTGGAGAGGGAAAAGCGCCTAAGAGAGGGGTATCCAGGACTGCCAAAGGTCCATAGTGGTACTGTAAAAGCCTATCTACAAGAACTGGATAAGAAAGCAGAGGTATCCGCCTCCTGGTTCGGAGAGCTCTATCTGGAATACCATCGGGGTACCTATACCACAATGGCACAGGTTAAACAGCTCAACCGCCGCTGTGAACAGAGTGCCATGCAGGCAGAGTTCTTTCTTTCCCTGCTCTATCTGTACACCAAGCAAGACTATCCCCACGCTTCACTTGAGCAGGCGTGGAAGCAATTGTTGCTCAATCAGTTCCATGACATCCTGCCCGGCAGTGCATTGAAGGAAGTCTATGATCTTACACTCCTGCAACAGAGAGACTCATTGGATACCTTTACAAGAAATGCAGAGAATGCAATGCACCAGCTGTCTTCCCTGATAGCCCGATCAGACTCTGATGTGGTGGTTTTCAATACCCTTGGTCAGCATCGCTCTGGGCTTTGCAGAATCGAGGGATGCAGTGCTGCCGGCGCGTATGATGAGAAGGGTTCTCCATTGCCTTCCTTCCACGATGGGAAGGATCTCTATTTCCACTGCACTGCAGTTCCTGCCAAAGGTTGGAAACGTTTTGTCCTGGGTGCCTACAAACCACCACAGGAAAAACCTTTCACGTGGGAGCACTGTACCTTGGAGAGTCCTTACTACACTGCGGTCTTCACACAAAATGGAAGACTCTCCCGTCTCTATGACAAATCATCTGGATATGAGGTACTTGCCCCTGGAAGGGAGGGAAACGTCCTGCTGTTGGCTTGTGACCATCCCAAGGACTATGATGCATGGAATATCGGCAAGCAGGGTAAGGATATGTACTATGAGGTTGCAGGAGAAGCACAGTACACGGTAGTGGCAAACAATGCCTTGTTCTTCACTCTGGAATGGCAGCTCTCCTTTGGCAGTTCCTCCTTCACCCAGCGAGCCACCTTCCATACCCATGAGAAACGAATTGATTTCACGCTTGTGGCAGACTACCACGAGGACCATCTGATGCTGAGAAGCCTATTCACGGTGGATGTCCACGCACCACGTGCAAGCTATGATATTGCCTACGGGGTATGTGAGAGAACAACCCATACCAATACCAGTTGGGATGAAGCCCAGTTTGAGGTGCCTGCGCATAAGTGGGTCGATCTCAGTGATGAGAGCTATGGGGTGACACTCCTGAGCAAACAGAGCTATGGCTACAGTGCCAAGGACAATACCATAAGCATCTCCCTGCTCCGCTCTCCCACTTATCCAAACAAGATTGCAGACCGAGGGATGCATACATTGCACTATGCGCTTTATCCCCACAAGGGGCGGTATCAGGAGGCAAAGGTCATTGAAGAGGGGTACCATCTTCATCAACCCCTGCTTGCAGTGAAGGCTTCACAGGCTAAGGCAATGCTTCCTCCTGTTGCTAGCGTTGTATCCTGCCCAGATGAGAACCTTGTGATCGAGACGGTGAAGAAGAGTGAGGACCGTGATTCCTTGCTTATTCGTATCCTGCAACTGCATGGGAAACGGGTCACGAGTAGCATAAGGACAGAACTTCCAATAAAAGAGGCGTACCAGTGCAATCTACTGGAAGAGCGCCTGCAGAAGATATCTTGGAATGATGAAGGTGTCGCAGTAAGACTGCGGCCCCATGAAATACAGACCATTGAACTCA
- a CDS encoding carbohydrate ABC transporter permease: MMRRILPKHSWPSILTFLVSLLMLFPIIWLFFSSFKQTGELFSYPLALFPTEWTPSHYIKVVGDGFFGYVFNSLFLAVVGTAITLIISAMCGYALAIYRFEVSYTNLIFGIFLLGTLIPGETLTVPQVVVISELGLYNNIWGVILPVVTTTTGIFMFRQHYLSIPLSFVEAARIDGSNEAQTFLYVMLPLGTSSTVTLAIFSFMWRWNDYILPLLVLSDQKKYTIQIAIKNYIGFNGVDWSSILAASVMSIIPIIILFIILQRYIIGGLSASGVKG, encoded by the coding sequence ATGATGAGACGCATATTACCCAAGCACAGCTGGCCTTCTATCCTGACGTTCCTGGTCTCTCTCCTGATGCTTTTTCCCATCATTTGGCTGTTCTTCAGCTCATTCAAGCAGACCGGGGAACTCTTCTCATATCCACTGGCGCTCTTCCCCACAGAGTGGACACCCTCACACTATATCAAGGTTGTAGGGGATGGTTTCTTCGGTTATGTATTCAACAGTCTTTTTCTTGCAGTTGTCGGTACAGCCATTACCCTCATCATTAGTGCAATGTGTGGCTATGCGCTAGCCATTTACCGTTTTGAGGTTTCCTACACCAACTTGATATTCGGTATTTTTCTCCTTGGTACCTTGATTCCTGGAGAAACGCTCACTGTTCCTCAAGTGGTGGTTATCAGCGAATTAGGCCTCTATAACAATATTTGGGGTGTAATACTTCCTGTGGTGACTACCACAACAGGGATATTCATGTTTCGACAGCACTATCTCTCCATTCCACTCTCGTTTGTTGAGGCAGCTCGTATCGATGGTAGTAATGAAGCCCAAACTTTTCTCTATGTTATGCTCCCTTTGGGTACGTCCAGTACCGTTACATTGGCAATTTTCAGCTTCATGTGGAGATGGAATGATTACATTCTTCCATTATTGGTGCTCAGTGACCAGAAAAAATACACTATTCAGATAGCCATCAAGAACTATATTGGTTTCAATGGTGTGGATTGGAGTAGCATTCTTGCCGCTTCGGTCATGTCAATCATCCCCATTATTATTCTGTTCATTATTTTACAACGTTATATCATCGGGGGTCTTTCTGCATCAGGGGTGAAGGGGTAA
- a CDS encoding sugar ABC transporter permease: MKTPYVKRHVKAFWFFIAPCLILFSVFFLLPLGLSVGLSFTNYDGWKTMDFIGLSNFSELIRDSKFYAALGRTFGYTLFSLPFKVIVPLLIAILVTSKRVAIKGLARTMVYVPSLLSHLVVGITINWMFSAEYGLINYLIQTIGGEPMQWALNPRLATFVISFASNWASTGFYMVIFIGGINNISGDIYEAAAIDGSSPVQTFFYMTLPMLAPTTFLVTLLSTVNLLKEYALVQGITQGGPGLNTTFIIQFIFDKGFNQMQYGYASAISLLVMIIFAFIAFIQFKISNGGDR; encoded by the coding sequence ATGAAGACACCCTATGTAAAACGGCATGTCAAAGCGTTCTGGTTTTTCATTGCGCCTTGTCTTATCCTCTTCTCTGTCTTTTTCTTGTTGCCGCTGGGGTTGAGTGTCGGTCTGTCCTTCACCAACTATGATGGGTGGAAGACCATGGATTTCATCGGCTTGAGCAACTTCAGTGAGTTGATCCGGGACTCCAAATTCTATGCTGCCTTGGGTCGTACCTTCGGGTATACCCTCTTCAGTCTTCCCTTCAAGGTGATCGTGCCGCTTTTGATCGCTATCCTGGTAACTAGCAAGCGTGTTGCCATCAAGGGGCTTGCCCGAACCATGGTGTATGTTCCCAGCCTTCTCAGCCATCTGGTTGTGGGTATTACGATCAACTGGATGTTCAGCGCCGAGTATGGCCTGATCAACTACCTGATCCAGACCATCGGTGGAGAGCCCATGCAGTGGGCACTCAACCCAAGGCTTGCCACCTTCGTCATCAGTTTTGCAAGCAACTGGGCTTCTACTGGATTCTATATGGTTATTTTTATTGGAGGTATCAACAATATCTCAGGGGATATCTATGAAGCAGCAGCCATTGACGGGAGTTCTCCTGTACAAACTTTTTTCTATATGACTCTCCCGATGCTAGCTCCCACTACATTCTTGGTGACGCTTCTTTCTACCGTTAATCTTTTAAAAGAGTACGCATTGGTCCAAGGTATCACGCAAGGTGGTCCAGGCCTGAACACAACATTCATCATTCAATTCATTTTTGATAAAGGTTTCAACCAGATGCAATACGGTTATGCATCCGCAATCTCTCTGTTGGTCATGATCATTTTCGCCTTTATAGCCTTTATACAGTTCAAGATCAGCAATGGAGGGGACAGATGA